In one window of Arachis ipaensis cultivar K30076 chromosome B06, Araip1.1, whole genome shotgun sequence DNA:
- the LOC107604831 gene encoding uncharacterized protein At2g33490 isoform X5, whose protein sequence is MILKKAVSKVLEMLGSAQLDLQKLLDSYRAHIVLTITNPSESLLNELRTVQDMKRQCDEKREVYEYMITQQKEKGRSKSSKGESITPQQLQEAHDEFEEEATLCAFRLKSLKQGQLRSLLTQAARHHAAQLNFFRRGLKSLEDIEPQVRMIAEQQHIDYEFSGLEDVVEGVSDDEYKEAIEGELSFDYRTNRQGPDIDSTSNSELEESDLSFVRGSTAENAEMICLEKTQGDFKVPGRDPRVSSYSAPILAEKKVKFDPAEKVRQMLASPTTKSSAYVLPTPLNIKESKGSSVPRPSASGLPHNLWHSSPLDEKKNEKDFVDGKLSEPTIPRPHTVLKESNSDTTSTQLPRPLSDGLSPPQVDIFSASDAGKKTKRLAFSGPLTNKPSSGKPVLSAISTGSTEPPPISVVLTRLPVPQPSSPKVSPSASPPLVSSPRISELHELPRPPGNPSTKQVKSSRTGHSAPLVFRNPEHPVINRLPTAVSSAASPLPTPPIIVSRSFSIPSSSQRAMALNVSKFLDNPQVSEQAAESASPLTPASQRARISDLATHSSEIQGSNFGRIGYPAAAQT, encoded by the exons ATGATTCTGAAGAAAGCGGTGA GtaaagttttggagatgcttggaAGTGCACAGCTGGACCTTCAAAAACTTCTTGATAGCTAT CGTGCTCACATAGTACTGACAATAACAAACCCATCAGAGTCTCTTCTTAATGAACTAAGAACTG TGCAGGACATGAAGCGACAATGTGATGAAAAAAG AGAAGTTTATGAATACATGATCACCcaacagaaagaaaaaggaagGTCAAAAAGCAGTAAAGGCGAAAGTATTACTCCACAGCAGCTGCAAGAAGCTCATGATGAGTTTGAAGAAGAAGCAACGCTTTGTGCTTTTCGGTTAAAATCCTTGAAACAAGGGCAGTTACGCAGTCTGCTAACACAAGCAGCCCGTCACCATGCTGCCCAG TTAAATTTCTTCCGGAGAGGACTTAAATCTCTAGAGGACATTGAACCACAGGTTAGGATGATCGCTGAGCAACAACATATTGATTATGAATTCAGTGGCCTTGAAGATGTCGTTGAAGGTGTTTCTGATGATGAATACAAGGAAGCCATTGAAGGAGAATTAAGTTTTGACTATAGAACAAACAGGCAGGGTCCTGATATTGATTCCACATCAAACTCAGAG TTGGAGGAATCAGATCTCTCGTTTGTTCGAGGTTCAACCGCAGAAAATGCAGAGATG ATATGTTTAGAGAAGACCCAAGGAGACTTTAAAGTCCCTGGCAGAGATCCAAGGGTCAGCAGCTATTCAGCTCCAATACTTGCAGAAAAGAAAGTTAAATTTGACCCGGCTGAAAAAGTAAGACAAATGCTAGCATCACCTACCACCAAGTCCAGTGCTTATGTACTTCCTACCCCTCTCAACATTAAAGAATCAAAAGGTAGCTCTGTCCCTCGCCCAAGTGCAAGCGGGCTTCCTCATAATTTGTGGCATTCTTCCCCGTTGgatgaaaagaaaaatgagaaagattttgTTGATGGCAAATTGTCAGAACCAACTATCCCTAGACCACACACTGTTCTTAAAGAAAGCAACAGTGATACTACATCGACCCAATTACCCCGCCCTTTATCAGATGGACTATCTCCCCCACAAGTTGATATTTTCAGTGCTTCTGATGCAGGTAAGAAAACCAAAAGACTAGCGTTTTCAGGTCCATTGACAAATAAACCATCATCAGGGAAACCTGTTTTATCTGCCATTTCTACAGGGTCAACTGAACCACCTCCAATTTCTGTGGTTTTAACTCGTTTACCAGTGCCTCAGCCTTCTTCCCCAAAAGTATCTCCTAGTGCTTCACCTCCTCTTGTTTCTTCCCCTAGGATAAGTGAGCTTCACGAGCTCCCTAGACCCCCTGGTAATCCATCCACTAAGCAAGTGAAATCTTCTAGAACAGGTCACTCTGCACCATTAGTATTCAGAAATCCAGAGCATCCTGTGATCAATAGACTTCCTACAGCTGTATCAAGTGCAGCTTCTCCACTTCCAACACCCCCTATAATTGTCTCCCGAAGCTTTTCTATACCTTCTAGTAGTCAAAGGGCTATGGCATTAAATGTTAGCAAGTTTTTGGATAATCCCCAAGTTTCAGAGCAGGCTGCAGAATCTGCATCTCCGCTAACACCTGCAAGCCAGAGAGCAAGAATATCTGACCTGGCTACTCACTCTAGTGAAATCCAAG GCTCAAACTTTGGACGGATAGGATATCCTGCTGCAGCTCAAACATGA
- the LOC107647266 gene encoding uncharacterized protein LOC107647266, whose translation MSVLINGALSKPFKMERGLRQGDPLSPFLIILVVDVLHRMVGEAVRNGRISPLLVGRDKIELSHLQFADDTILFCPPEIETILNYKRLLRCFELMSGVSINFDKLNLIFVNCESEWVTNMCGLLGCTEAVLPVRYLGIPLGANPRLVKTWKSIIDKVEEKLGLWKANVLNKAENLVLIKSVLNSLPVYYLSLYKMPKGVAEKLIALQRNFLWRKEDGNNGMPVVKWELVQALKKLEAWEWGML comes from the coding sequence ATGTCGGTTCTGATTAATGGAGCACTGTCCAAGCCGTTCAAGATGGAGAGAGGCCTAAGACAAGGGGATCCTCTATCTCCGTTCCTGATTATTCTTGTGGTTGACGTATTACATAGGATGGTGGGAGAAGCTGTCAGGAATGGACGTATATCTCCTCTGCTGGTTGGGAGGGATAAAATAGAACTGTCACACTTACAGTTTGCAGACGACACTATTTTGTTCTGTCCACCAGAGATTGAGACAATCTTGAATTATAAGAGGCTCCTGCGATGCTTTGAACTCATGTCTGGAGTAAGTATCAACTTTGACAAATTGAATTTGATTTTCGTTAATTGTGAATCGGAGTGGGTAACAAATATGTGCGGGCTACTAGGATGTACTGAAGCGGTCCTACCTGTAAGATACTTGGGAATACCCTTAGGAGCAAATCCTCGACTGGTGAAGACATGGAAATCGATTATAGACAAGGTAGAAGAGAAGCTCGGTCTGTGGAAAGCAAATGTACTTAACAAAGCTGAAAATTTAGTTCTTATCAAGTCTGTGCTTAATAGCTTGCCAGTCTACTATCTTAGCTTATATAAGATGCCAAAAGGGGTAGCAGAGAAGTTGATTGCGTTGCAAAGGAATTTCTTATGGAGAAAAGAGGATGGTAATAATGGTATGCCTGTGGTAAAATGGGAATTGGTGCAGGCTCTGAAAAAGCTAGAGGCTTGGGAGTGGGGGATGCTGTAA
- the LOC107604831 gene encoding uncharacterized protein At2g33490 isoform X3: MKSSLNKLRKLALNKSVGKDKRDFPPSVKFDELALASKEMQEMRDCYDSLLAAAAATENSAYEFAESLREMGNCLLEKTSLDDSEESGKVLEMLGSAQLDLQKLLDSYRAHIVLTITNPSESLLNELRTVQDMKRQCDEKREVYEYMITQQKEKGRSKSSKGESITPQQLQEAHDEFEEEATLCAFRLKSLKQGQLRSLLTQAARHHAAQLNFFRRGLKSLEDIEPQVRMIAEQQHIDYEFSGLEDVVEGVSDDEYKEAIEGELSFDYRTNRQGPDIDSTSNSELEESDLSFVRGSTAENAEMICLEKTQGDFKVPGRDPRVSSYSAPILAEKKVKFDPAEKVRQMLASPTTKSSAYVLPTPLNIKESKGSSVPRPSASGLPHNLWHSSPLDEKKNEKDFVDGKLSEPTIPRPHTVLKESNSDTTSTQLPRPLSDGLSPPQVDIFSASDAGKKTKRLAFSGPLTNKPSSGKPVLSAISTGSTEPPPISVVLTRLPVPQPSSPKVSPSASPPLVSSPRISELHELPRPPGNPSTKQVKSSRTGHSAPLVFRNPEHPVINRLPTAVSSAASPLPTPPIIVSRSFSIPSSSQRAMALNVSKFLDNPQVSEQAAESASPLTPASQRARISDLATHSSEIQGGS, from the exons ATGAAGTCCTCACTCAACAAGCTGAGGAAATTGGCACTTAACAAGAGCGTTGGGAAGGACAAGAGGGACTTTCCACCTTCCGTTAAGTTCGATGAGCTTGCTCTCGCTTCCAAG GAAATGCAAGAGATGAGAGATTGCTATGACAGCCTACTCGCGGCTGCAGCTGCGACAGAAAACAGTGCTTATG AATTTGCAGAGTCACTACGGGAAATGGGCAATTGTCTTTTGGAGAAAACTTCATTAGATGATTCTGAAGAAAGCG GtaaagttttggagatgcttggaAGTGCACAGCTGGACCTTCAAAAACTTCTTGATAGCTAT CGTGCTCACATAGTACTGACAATAACAAACCCATCAGAGTCTCTTCTTAATGAACTAAGAACTG TGCAGGACATGAAGCGACAATGTGATGAAAAAAG AGAAGTTTATGAATACATGATCACCcaacagaaagaaaaaggaagGTCAAAAAGCAGTAAAGGCGAAAGTATTACTCCACAGCAGCTGCAAGAAGCTCATGATGAGTTTGAAGAAGAAGCAACGCTTTGTGCTTTTCGGTTAAAATCCTTGAAACAAGGGCAGTTACGCAGTCTGCTAACACAAGCAGCCCGTCACCATGCTGCCCAG TTAAATTTCTTCCGGAGAGGACTTAAATCTCTAGAGGACATTGAACCACAGGTTAGGATGATCGCTGAGCAACAACATATTGATTATGAATTCAGTGGCCTTGAAGATGTCGTTGAAGGTGTTTCTGATGATGAATACAAGGAAGCCATTGAAGGAGAATTAAGTTTTGACTATAGAACAAACAGGCAGGGTCCTGATATTGATTCCACATCAAACTCAGAG TTGGAGGAATCAGATCTCTCGTTTGTTCGAGGTTCAACCGCAGAAAATGCAGAGATG ATATGTTTAGAGAAGACCCAAGGAGACTTTAAAGTCCCTGGCAGAGATCCAAGGGTCAGCAGCTATTCAGCTCCAATACTTGCAGAAAAGAAAGTTAAATTTGACCCGGCTGAAAAAGTAAGACAAATGCTAGCATCACCTACCACCAAGTCCAGTGCTTATGTACTTCCTACCCCTCTCAACATTAAAGAATCAAAAGGTAGCTCTGTCCCTCGCCCAAGTGCAAGCGGGCTTCCTCATAATTTGTGGCATTCTTCCCCGTTGgatgaaaagaaaaatgagaaagattttgTTGATGGCAAATTGTCAGAACCAACTATCCCTAGACCACACACTGTTCTTAAAGAAAGCAACAGTGATACTACATCGACCCAATTACCCCGCCCTTTATCAGATGGACTATCTCCCCCACAAGTTGATATTTTCAGTGCTTCTGATGCAGGTAAGAAAACCAAAAGACTAGCGTTTTCAGGTCCATTGACAAATAAACCATCATCAGGGAAACCTGTTTTATCTGCCATTTCTACAGGGTCAACTGAACCACCTCCAATTTCTGTGGTTTTAACTCGTTTACCAGTGCCTCAGCCTTCTTCCCCAAAAGTATCTCCTAGTGCTTCACCTCCTCTTGTTTCTTCCCCTAGGATAAGTGAGCTTCACGAGCTCCCTAGACCCCCTGGTAATCCATCCACTAAGCAAGTGAAATCTTCTAGAACAGGTCACTCTGCACCATTAGTATTCAGAAATCCAGAGCATCCTGTGATCAATAGACTTCCTACAGCTGTATCAAGTGCAGCTTCTCCACTTCCAACACCCCCTATAATTGTCTCCCGAAGCTTTTCTATACCTTCTAGTAGTCAAAGGGCTATGGCATTAAATGTTAGCAAGTTTTTGGATAATCCCCAAGTTTCAGAGCAGGCTGCAGAATCTGCATCTCCGCTAACACCTGCAAGCCAGAGAGCAAGAATATCTGACCTGGCTACTCACTCTAGTGAAATCCAAG GTGGGAGCTAA
- the LOC107604831 gene encoding uncharacterized protein At2g33490 isoform X4 encodes MKSSLNKLRKLALNKSVGKDKRDFPPSVKFDELALASKEMQEMRDCYDSLLAAAAATENSAYEFAESLREMGNCLLEKTSLDDSEESGKVLEMLGSAQLDLQKLLDSYRAHIVLTITNPSESLLNELRTVQDMKRQCDEKREVYEYMITQQKEKGRSKSSKGESITPQQLQEAHDEFEEEATLCAFRLKSLKQGQLRSLLTQAARHHAAQLNFFRRGLKSLEDIEPQVRMIAEQQHIDYEFSGLEDVVEGVSDDEYKEAIEGELSFDYRTNRQGPDIDSTSNSELEESDLSFVRGSTAENAEMICLEKTQGDFKVPGRDPRVSSYSAPILAEKKVKFDPAEKVRQMLASPTTKSSAYVLPTPLNIKESKGSSVPRPSASGLPHNLWHSSPLDEKKNEKDFVDGKLSEPTIPRPHTVLKESNSDTTSTQLPRPLSDGLSPPQVDIFSASDAGKKTKRLAFSGPLTNKPSSGKPVLSAISTGSTEPPPISVVLTRLPVPQPSSPKVSPSASPPLVSSPRISELHELPRPPGNPSTKQVKSSRTGHSAPLVFRNPEHPVINRLPTAVSSAASPLPTPPIIVSRSFSIPSSSQRAMALNVSKFLDNPQVSEQAAESASPLTPASQRARISDLATHSSEIQVR; translated from the exons ATGAAGTCCTCACTCAACAAGCTGAGGAAATTGGCACTTAACAAGAGCGTTGGGAAGGACAAGAGGGACTTTCCACCTTCCGTTAAGTTCGATGAGCTTGCTCTCGCTTCCAAG GAAATGCAAGAGATGAGAGATTGCTATGACAGCCTACTCGCGGCTGCAGCTGCGACAGAAAACAGTGCTTATG AATTTGCAGAGTCACTACGGGAAATGGGCAATTGTCTTTTGGAGAAAACTTCATTAGATGATTCTGAAGAAAGCG GtaaagttttggagatgcttggaAGTGCACAGCTGGACCTTCAAAAACTTCTTGATAGCTAT CGTGCTCACATAGTACTGACAATAACAAACCCATCAGAGTCTCTTCTTAATGAACTAAGAACTG TGCAGGACATGAAGCGACAATGTGATGAAAAAAG AGAAGTTTATGAATACATGATCACCcaacagaaagaaaaaggaagGTCAAAAAGCAGTAAAGGCGAAAGTATTACTCCACAGCAGCTGCAAGAAGCTCATGATGAGTTTGAAGAAGAAGCAACGCTTTGTGCTTTTCGGTTAAAATCCTTGAAACAAGGGCAGTTACGCAGTCTGCTAACACAAGCAGCCCGTCACCATGCTGCCCAG TTAAATTTCTTCCGGAGAGGACTTAAATCTCTAGAGGACATTGAACCACAGGTTAGGATGATCGCTGAGCAACAACATATTGATTATGAATTCAGTGGCCTTGAAGATGTCGTTGAAGGTGTTTCTGATGATGAATACAAGGAAGCCATTGAAGGAGAATTAAGTTTTGACTATAGAACAAACAGGCAGGGTCCTGATATTGATTCCACATCAAACTCAGAG TTGGAGGAATCAGATCTCTCGTTTGTTCGAGGTTCAACCGCAGAAAATGCAGAGATG ATATGTTTAGAGAAGACCCAAGGAGACTTTAAAGTCCCTGGCAGAGATCCAAGGGTCAGCAGCTATTCAGCTCCAATACTTGCAGAAAAGAAAGTTAAATTTGACCCGGCTGAAAAAGTAAGACAAATGCTAGCATCACCTACCACCAAGTCCAGTGCTTATGTACTTCCTACCCCTCTCAACATTAAAGAATCAAAAGGTAGCTCTGTCCCTCGCCCAAGTGCAAGCGGGCTTCCTCATAATTTGTGGCATTCTTCCCCGTTGgatgaaaagaaaaatgagaaagattttgTTGATGGCAAATTGTCAGAACCAACTATCCCTAGACCACACACTGTTCTTAAAGAAAGCAACAGTGATACTACATCGACCCAATTACCCCGCCCTTTATCAGATGGACTATCTCCCCCACAAGTTGATATTTTCAGTGCTTCTGATGCAGGTAAGAAAACCAAAAGACTAGCGTTTTCAGGTCCATTGACAAATAAACCATCATCAGGGAAACCTGTTTTATCTGCCATTTCTACAGGGTCAACTGAACCACCTCCAATTTCTGTGGTTTTAACTCGTTTACCAGTGCCTCAGCCTTCTTCCCCAAAAGTATCTCCTAGTGCTTCACCTCCTCTTGTTTCTTCCCCTAGGATAAGTGAGCTTCACGAGCTCCCTAGACCCCCTGGTAATCCATCCACTAAGCAAGTGAAATCTTCTAGAACAGGTCACTCTGCACCATTAGTATTCAGAAATCCAGAGCATCCTGTGATCAATAGACTTCCTACAGCTGTATCAAGTGCAGCTTCTCCACTTCCAACACCCCCTATAATTGTCTCCCGAAGCTTTTCTATACCTTCTAGTAGTCAAAGGGCTATGGCATTAAATGTTAGCAAGTTTTTGGATAATCCCCAAGTTTCAGAGCAGGCTGCAGAATCTGCATCTCCGCTAACACCTGCAAGCCAGAGAGCAAGAATATCTGACCTGGCTACTCACTCTAGTGAAATCCAAG TTAGATGA
- the LOC107604831 gene encoding uncharacterized protein At2g33490 isoform X1, whose product MKSSLNKLRKLALNKSVGKDKRDFPPSVKFDELALASKEMQEMRDCYDSLLAAAAATENSAYEFAESLREMGNCLLEKTSLDDSEESGKVLEMLGSAQLDLQKLLDSYRAHIVLTITNPSESLLNELRTVQDMKRQCDEKREVYEYMITQQKEKGRSKSSKGESITPQQLQEAHDEFEEEATLCAFRLKSLKQGQLRSLLTQAARHHAAQLNFFRRGLKSLEDIEPQVRMIAEQQHIDYEFSGLEDVVEGVSDDEYKEAIEGELSFDYRTNRQGPDIDSTSNSELEESDLSFVRGSTAENAEMICLEKTQGDFKVPGRDPRVSSYSAPILAEKKVKFDPAEKVRQMLASPTTKSSAYVLPTPLNIKESKGSSVPRPSASGLPHNLWHSSPLDEKKNEKDFVDGKLSEPTIPRPHTVLKESNSDTTSTQLPRPLSDGLSPPQVDIFSASDAGKKTKRLAFSGPLTNKPSSGKPVLSAISTGSTEPPPISVVLTRLPVPQPSSPKVSPSASPPLVSSPRISELHELPRPPGNPSTKQVKSSRTGHSAPLVFRNPEHPVINRLPTAVSSAASPLPTPPIIVSRSFSIPSSSQRAMALNVSKFLDNPQVSEQAAESASPLTPASQRARISDLATHSSEIQGSNFGRIGYPAAAQT is encoded by the exons ATGAAGTCCTCACTCAACAAGCTGAGGAAATTGGCACTTAACAAGAGCGTTGGGAAGGACAAGAGGGACTTTCCACCTTCCGTTAAGTTCGATGAGCTTGCTCTCGCTTCCAAG GAAATGCAAGAGATGAGAGATTGCTATGACAGCCTACTCGCGGCTGCAGCTGCGACAGAAAACAGTGCTTATG AATTTGCAGAGTCACTACGGGAAATGGGCAATTGTCTTTTGGAGAAAACTTCATTAGATGATTCTGAAGAAAGCG GtaaagttttggagatgcttggaAGTGCACAGCTGGACCTTCAAAAACTTCTTGATAGCTAT CGTGCTCACATAGTACTGACAATAACAAACCCATCAGAGTCTCTTCTTAATGAACTAAGAACTG TGCAGGACATGAAGCGACAATGTGATGAAAAAAG AGAAGTTTATGAATACATGATCACCcaacagaaagaaaaaggaagGTCAAAAAGCAGTAAAGGCGAAAGTATTACTCCACAGCAGCTGCAAGAAGCTCATGATGAGTTTGAAGAAGAAGCAACGCTTTGTGCTTTTCGGTTAAAATCCTTGAAACAAGGGCAGTTACGCAGTCTGCTAACACAAGCAGCCCGTCACCATGCTGCCCAG TTAAATTTCTTCCGGAGAGGACTTAAATCTCTAGAGGACATTGAACCACAGGTTAGGATGATCGCTGAGCAACAACATATTGATTATGAATTCAGTGGCCTTGAAGATGTCGTTGAAGGTGTTTCTGATGATGAATACAAGGAAGCCATTGAAGGAGAATTAAGTTTTGACTATAGAACAAACAGGCAGGGTCCTGATATTGATTCCACATCAAACTCAGAG TTGGAGGAATCAGATCTCTCGTTTGTTCGAGGTTCAACCGCAGAAAATGCAGAGATG ATATGTTTAGAGAAGACCCAAGGAGACTTTAAAGTCCCTGGCAGAGATCCAAGGGTCAGCAGCTATTCAGCTCCAATACTTGCAGAAAAGAAAGTTAAATTTGACCCGGCTGAAAAAGTAAGACAAATGCTAGCATCACCTACCACCAAGTCCAGTGCTTATGTACTTCCTACCCCTCTCAACATTAAAGAATCAAAAGGTAGCTCTGTCCCTCGCCCAAGTGCAAGCGGGCTTCCTCATAATTTGTGGCATTCTTCCCCGTTGgatgaaaagaaaaatgagaaagattttgTTGATGGCAAATTGTCAGAACCAACTATCCCTAGACCACACACTGTTCTTAAAGAAAGCAACAGTGATACTACATCGACCCAATTACCCCGCCCTTTATCAGATGGACTATCTCCCCCACAAGTTGATATTTTCAGTGCTTCTGATGCAGGTAAGAAAACCAAAAGACTAGCGTTTTCAGGTCCATTGACAAATAAACCATCATCAGGGAAACCTGTTTTATCTGCCATTTCTACAGGGTCAACTGAACCACCTCCAATTTCTGTGGTTTTAACTCGTTTACCAGTGCCTCAGCCTTCTTCCCCAAAAGTATCTCCTAGTGCTTCACCTCCTCTTGTTTCTTCCCCTAGGATAAGTGAGCTTCACGAGCTCCCTAGACCCCCTGGTAATCCATCCACTAAGCAAGTGAAATCTTCTAGAACAGGTCACTCTGCACCATTAGTATTCAGAAATCCAGAGCATCCTGTGATCAATAGACTTCCTACAGCTGTATCAAGTGCAGCTTCTCCACTTCCAACACCCCCTATAATTGTCTCCCGAAGCTTTTCTATACCTTCTAGTAGTCAAAGGGCTATGGCATTAAATGTTAGCAAGTTTTTGGATAATCCCCAAGTTTCAGAGCAGGCTGCAGAATCTGCATCTCCGCTAACACCTGCAAGCCAGAGAGCAAGAATATCTGACCTGGCTACTCACTCTAGTGAAATCCAAG GCTCAAACTTTGGACGGATAGGATATCCTGCTGCAGCTCAAACATGA
- the LOC107604831 gene encoding uncharacterized protein At2g33490 isoform X2, which produces MKSSLNKLRKLALNKSVGKDKRDFPPSVKFDELALASKEMQEMRDCYDSLLAAAAATENSAYEFAESLREMGNCLLEKTSLDDSEESGKVLEMLGSAQLDLQKLLDSYRAHIVLTITNPSESLLNELRTVQDMKRQCDEKREVYEYMITQQKEKGRSKSSKGESITPQQLQEAHDEFEEEATLCAFRLKSLKQGQLRSLLTQAARHHAAQLNFFRRGLKSLEDIEPQVRMIAEQQHIDYEFSGLEDVVEGVSDDEYKEAIEGELSFDYRTNRQGPDIDSTSNSELEESDLSFVRGSTAENAEMICLEKTQGDFKVPGRDPRVSSYSAPILAEKKVKFDPAEKVRQMLASPTTKSSAYVLPTPLNIKESKGSSVPRPSASGLPHNLWHSSPLDEKKNEKDFVDGKLSEPTIPRPHTVLKESNSDTTSTQLPRPLSDGLSPPQVDIFSASDAGKKTKRLAFSGPLTNKPSSGKPVLSAISTGSTEPPPISVVLTRLPVPQPSSPKVSPSASPPLVSSPRISELHELPRPPGNPSTKQVKSSRTGHSAPLVFRNPEHPVINRLPTAVSSAASPLPTPPIIVSRSFSIPSSSQRAMALNVSKFLDNPQVSEQAAESASPLTPASQRARISDLATHSSEIQVDAGGS; this is translated from the exons ATGAAGTCCTCACTCAACAAGCTGAGGAAATTGGCACTTAACAAGAGCGTTGGGAAGGACAAGAGGGACTTTCCACCTTCCGTTAAGTTCGATGAGCTTGCTCTCGCTTCCAAG GAAATGCAAGAGATGAGAGATTGCTATGACAGCCTACTCGCGGCTGCAGCTGCGACAGAAAACAGTGCTTATG AATTTGCAGAGTCACTACGGGAAATGGGCAATTGTCTTTTGGAGAAAACTTCATTAGATGATTCTGAAGAAAGCG GtaaagttttggagatgcttggaAGTGCACAGCTGGACCTTCAAAAACTTCTTGATAGCTAT CGTGCTCACATAGTACTGACAATAACAAACCCATCAGAGTCTCTTCTTAATGAACTAAGAACTG TGCAGGACATGAAGCGACAATGTGATGAAAAAAG AGAAGTTTATGAATACATGATCACCcaacagaaagaaaaaggaagGTCAAAAAGCAGTAAAGGCGAAAGTATTACTCCACAGCAGCTGCAAGAAGCTCATGATGAGTTTGAAGAAGAAGCAACGCTTTGTGCTTTTCGGTTAAAATCCTTGAAACAAGGGCAGTTACGCAGTCTGCTAACACAAGCAGCCCGTCACCATGCTGCCCAG TTAAATTTCTTCCGGAGAGGACTTAAATCTCTAGAGGACATTGAACCACAGGTTAGGATGATCGCTGAGCAACAACATATTGATTATGAATTCAGTGGCCTTGAAGATGTCGTTGAAGGTGTTTCTGATGATGAATACAAGGAAGCCATTGAAGGAGAATTAAGTTTTGACTATAGAACAAACAGGCAGGGTCCTGATATTGATTCCACATCAAACTCAGAG TTGGAGGAATCAGATCTCTCGTTTGTTCGAGGTTCAACCGCAGAAAATGCAGAGATG ATATGTTTAGAGAAGACCCAAGGAGACTTTAAAGTCCCTGGCAGAGATCCAAGGGTCAGCAGCTATTCAGCTCCAATACTTGCAGAAAAGAAAGTTAAATTTGACCCGGCTGAAAAAGTAAGACAAATGCTAGCATCACCTACCACCAAGTCCAGTGCTTATGTACTTCCTACCCCTCTCAACATTAAAGAATCAAAAGGTAGCTCTGTCCCTCGCCCAAGTGCAAGCGGGCTTCCTCATAATTTGTGGCATTCTTCCCCGTTGgatgaaaagaaaaatgagaaagattttgTTGATGGCAAATTGTCAGAACCAACTATCCCTAGACCACACACTGTTCTTAAAGAAAGCAACAGTGATACTACATCGACCCAATTACCCCGCCCTTTATCAGATGGACTATCTCCCCCACAAGTTGATATTTTCAGTGCTTCTGATGCAGGTAAGAAAACCAAAAGACTAGCGTTTTCAGGTCCATTGACAAATAAACCATCATCAGGGAAACCTGTTTTATCTGCCATTTCTACAGGGTCAACTGAACCACCTCCAATTTCTGTGGTTTTAACTCGTTTACCAGTGCCTCAGCCTTCTTCCCCAAAAGTATCTCCTAGTGCTTCACCTCCTCTTGTTTCTTCCCCTAGGATAAGTGAGCTTCACGAGCTCCCTAGACCCCCTGGTAATCCATCCACTAAGCAAGTGAAATCTTCTAGAACAGGTCACTCTGCACCATTAGTATTCAGAAATCCAGAGCATCCTGTGATCAATAGACTTCCTACAGCTGTATCAAGTGCAGCTTCTCCACTTCCAACACCCCCTATAATTGTCTCCCGAAGCTTTTCTATACCTTCTAGTAGTCAAAGGGCTATGGCATTAAATGTTAGCAAGTTTTTGGATAATCCCCAAGTTTCAGAGCAGGCTGCAGAATCTGCATCTCCGCTAACACCTGCAAGCCAGAGAGCAAGAATATCTGACCTGGCTACTCACTCTAGTGAAATCCAAG TTGATGCAGGTGGGAGCTAA